CGATGCATTATTAGGCGTAGCCATTCCCTTTATTGAAGTACATTTATCTAATGTGCATGCTCGCGAGCCATTCCGTCATCACTCATTTTTATCAGATAAAGCCGTAGGCGTGATTTGCGGTTTAGGTGCACAAGGTTATCAGTTCGCCATGCAAGCAGCGTTAAAGCATCTTCAACAGTGAACAACCCCGCGACATCGCTTCGCTTTGATCACGGGGCTTCTGCAATCTAGTTTTTTGACGACTAGGTTGCTTCTTTTTTCTCAGTTCCCACACCAAACTCTGATCACTCAAAGACTTTCGTTTTAGGAGGTGATTTCTGCTGAGATTTGGGCAGCGCCCTGACAAGTATCCCACTCGCCATTAAATCTTTTTCGCCTGTATCTGCAACAGATTTAGCAGCGGCCAAATCTCTGCACTGCATTGCTTTGCATCTTTCACAGGAAAATTCTCGCACACTTAAATCGAATTTATGTTCGTGTCCACATTCGCTACAAATGCCTGACGATTTCACGTATCGACCTATTTCATGGTAAACAGCGCCATTCAATTCAGCCTTGTATTTGGTTAACTCCGTGATTAACCCCATCACATTATCGTTAACCATCTGACCGTTAAATTGCTGCATTCCTTTCACGTTCAAATCCTCAAACACTATAATATCACTGCTCTTGGCTATCGAACATGATACTTCGTGAGCAAACGCTAAGCGCTGGCGAGAGATTTTTCCGTGAAGTTTATTTAAACGAGATTTGCTTTTTTGCCAGCGATTTGAGCCTTTCGTTCGGCGACTCAACTGGACTTGAATTTGTTTTAATTTTGAGGATGCTTTCTTGAAAGCTTTCGGGTTTTTAACGTACCAACCATTTGAGCCAACAACAGTGTATTGGCTATTAATGTCATATCCCACAAGCGTTGATAAAACTTGTTTTGCGCTCTTACACTCAACTTCTTGAGTCAGTGATACATACCAGTTTCCGTGGCGCATTTTGACAGTTGCCGTCTTAATTTTGCTGGCTAATTTTCGGTGTAAAACAATTGGTATTTTGCCAACTTTCGGAATGCTAATCGCGCCTTTTTCAATGCGGATGCAGTCGTTATTATTGACACATCGAAAGCTATCGTCGTGAAGTCTTTTCAGTTTAAAGCTAATTTTGAAAGTCGGAAATTGCTGAGCTCGGCCTTTGTTAGAGGAATTTTTTAGTGCTGTATCAAGGTCACGAGCTACCTGCTGAGAAGCCGCAGAATCAAAAGCTTTAAGCCATGAAAACTCATCGAACTTTTTCAAGTCACGGAGCAGCCCAGCCATTTCGTCGTAAAACAAAAACGTTTTATCATATCGATATCGACGCACATTTTCAGATAACAACAAGTTCCATACGCCACGGGCGTATGCCCCAAACTCAGCGAGTTTGGCTTCTTGCTCTACTGTCGGCTTAAGCCTAAAGTTGTATCTGAGTGTTTTTTTCATACACTGTATATACCACTGCGCAGGATACTGTATAGACTACTGTGTAAACAGGGGTTATCAAGTGGAATACCAAACCAACTCACATTGTAAGTATCTAATCACTCTACATTTGATTTTAGTCGTTAAATATTGAAAATAACTTCTTAGAGTGATGCCGGAGAATTTGTAAAGCAGTTGGACAGATAACTCTTTCTGGTCTGACGGATATTTCGTTTGCTCAGTAGGCAATATTTCCGTTGATACAATTCGAAAATATATCCAAGAGAAAGTTTAATTTATCGATTCATCCCCGCGACTTTCGCTTCGCTCGGATCACCGGGTTTTCTCGACAGATTCGATAAAACAGCATTGTCCTATAAGAAGGTTTGGGCCAACTGACGTTTTACAGCCATGCAAATCTGTTGAACGGTCTAGGTGATAATAATTTTGTGTTGTCATCTACTTGTTGCGGGGACGGGATATGTGGACGCTGTCGCATCATGTTAAGTTCGATGGCCAAAAATTTGATACTGATGACTCAAAGCTCTAATTGTCTGAGTCTATTATTTTAAATAATTTAAAGGTTTCTGCTAAATAGGAATGAGCAACCAATACCCACAAAACAGCTAAAGCTTGATATAATCTCGCTTCTCCCTTCAAATGCTAACGAGCACCATTATGTCATTACAGTCCTCTCTCGCGAATGCGTTCAAGCAACGCGCTGAATTTTTTAAACAAGCCAAGCGCGATCAAACAGATTGTTATCGAGTATTTCACGGCACAGTTGAAGGTGAAACCGGACTCAATATTGATCGCTATGGTGACGCCTGGTTGGTGCAAACTTTCCATCACGCTTTATCAACCGAACAATTAGCTGAGATTCGCACAGAACTTTCTAAACATGCTGATTTCCCAATGGTGTACAACGATCGTTCACATAAAAACTCACGAGTAGTAAATTTACTTGAAGATGACACTCAAGCCTTTGCGGAATCTGAGCAAGTTTTTCATGAAAATGGCATTGCATTTACCTCAAAACTTCGTCATGAAGGGCAAGACCCTCTGCTATTTTTAGATATGCGTATTGGCCGTGAGTACATCAAAAAACATAGCCAGGATAAAACCGTTCTCAATTTGTTTTCATATACTTGCGGGATTGGTACAGCTGCTGCGGTCGGTGGTGCGTCAAGGGTAATGAATATCGACTTTTCATCATTTGCATTAGATGCGGGTAAAAAAAATGCTATTTTGAATCAAGTAGGCGCAGTGTGTGAATTTATCCAAAGCGATGCTTTTCCCGCAGTCAGGCAATTAGCAGGCTTACCAGTGGGTGGGCGTCGTAATCAAAAATTACCTAAATACCCCAAGTTAGCAAAAAACCAGTTTGATATGGTGTTTCTAGACCCACCTCGGTTTGCCAAAAGCGCTTTTGGCACAGTAGATTTAATTAACGATTATCAAGGTCTATTTAAACCTGCCATGTTAGCCACTAAAGCTGGTGGCACCATAGTGTGCTGTAATAATGTGGCTAAAGTTGAACGACAAACTTGGTTTGATAGCTTAGTCAGATGTGTTAAAAAACAAGGCCGTGATGTGACCCATTTTGAATGGTTAGATTGTCATCAAGACTTTCCTGCATTTGATGAAAATCATCCATTAAAAATTGTCGCGTTAACCATCGATTAATAATAATTGTCACAAAAAAGAAGGCCCTCGGATGAGGGCCTTCTTATAGGTGTTATTTACTTAACATGCTTAGTAATTAGTGAACTTTACGACGACGTCCTGCCATCAATCCTAATACACCTAATGCTAGGAAGCCTAAGCTACCACCACTTGTAGACTTTTTCTTTTCAACCACTTCTGGCGGGAAGGTACATGACCCATCATCAGTATTGGCGTTTGCATCATAGTTAGTCGCACTTGGATCAGTACAACCATTTTCGATACCATCTGACGCTACCGTTAACAAGAAGGTAGTTGACGCTTGATCAGATGGGTAAGCCATATCATGCACAGTAACCGTTACCATGGTTTCACCATACCAATCAGCATCTGGAGTAATAGTAATGCTATTACCTTCAACGGCGGCTGAGATGTTATCACCTGCAACCATAATGCCGTTAACAGTTGCTTTAAGGTCTGAATAAACAACATCTAAAGTAATAGAAGTGTTCTCATTCATAGTTTGATCAGCAAAACCTGCCACTTGAATGTTACTTGGCGATAATACGCTTTGACTTACCGTCACTAACTCAGAGTCAGCATATTGGCTAGTAACAGTGACCGCATTATCAACACCAACTGCCGCTGCAGATACACGAGCAGAGAAACTTAAGGTTAAGCCTGAACTTTCAGGACCTTGATAGTCAGCACAAACTAGCATGCCTTCCGCTACTTTTTCATCGACATTGTTATATGCAAAGCCATCATTCAACCAACCTTCAACAGGGCCAAAGGTACCACGTTCACCGTAATAACCGTGGAGACCAATTGAACCAAAGTGTGCGTTAGCTGTTTTAATTGCTTGATAACCAAACATGATTTCATGGGCACCTGGTGCAAAATCTAGCTTAGTTGAGATAATGGTTTCAACATCAAAGTAAGCTGATGGGTCTGGGTTACGGTTACCAGTAAAACGGTTATAAAGTTCTTGACCGCCTTTCCACTGGAACACGTAGTAGTCATCAATTACCGCGCCATATACTCGGTTGGTTACCGCACCAATATCTTCACGGAATGCCACTTCTGGCATCATGACATCACCACGCCATAATGGGGCAACGATGGTGTCAGGGAAGTTTTGAAATTCATCATTAAATTCAAAGTGATAGTTGTAGAAATCTGGCATTTCATCAAACTTCACATAACCA
This Shewanella aestuarii DNA region includes the following protein-coding sequences:
- a CDS encoding RNA-guided endonuclease InsQ/TnpB family protein, whose protein sequence is MKKTLRYNFRLKPTVEQEAKLAEFGAYARGVWNLLLSENVRRYRYDKTFLFYDEMAGLLRDLKKFDEFSWLKAFDSAASQQVARDLDTALKNSSNKGRAQQFPTFKISFKLKRLHDDSFRCVNNNDCIRIEKGAISIPKVGKIPIVLHRKLASKIKTATVKMRHGNWYVSLTQEVECKSAKQVLSTLVGYDINSQYTVVGSNGWYVKNPKAFKKASSKLKQIQVQLSRRTKGSNRWQKSKSRLNKLHGKISRQRLAFAHEVSCSIAKSSDIIVFEDLNVKGMQQFNGQMVNDNVMGLITELTKYKAELNGAVYHEIGRYVKSSGICSECGHEHKFDLSVREFSCERCKAMQCRDLAAAKSVADTGEKDLMASGILVRALPKSQQKSPPKTKVFE
- a CDS encoding class I SAM-dependent rRNA methyltransferase encodes the protein MSLQSSLANAFKQRAEFFKQAKRDQTDCYRVFHGTVEGETGLNIDRYGDAWLVQTFHHALSTEQLAEIRTELSKHADFPMVYNDRSHKNSRVVNLLEDDTQAFAESEQVFHENGIAFTSKLRHEGQDPLLFLDMRIGREYIKKHSQDKTVLNLFSYTCGIGTAAAVGGASRVMNIDFSSFALDAGKKNAILNQVGAVCEFIQSDAFPAVRQLAGLPVGGRRNQKLPKYPKLAKNQFDMVFLDPPRFAKSAFGTVDLINDYQGLFKPAMLATKAGGTIVCCNNVAKVERQTWFDSLVRCVKKQGRDVTHFEWLDCHQDFPAFDENHPLKIVALTID